Below is a genomic region from Microbacterium esteraromaticum.
GGCGCCGCGATCCCCTCCTTCATCACAGGGCCGCTGCTGCGCTGGCGCAACAGCGAGACGCTGCGGCGGCTGTCGTACCTCGCCGAGAGCGACTCGCTCGGGCCGCGCGAGTCCGCGCCGACCGGAGGCACCGCGCCGGGCGTGGACCCCGTTTCCTAGCACCACGACGCCTGTCTGCTCGGGCACACGTGTCGACTTCGGCACGGATGTCGGCGAGAAACACGGATGTCGGCCGTATCCGGCTGTTCTCGCCGACATCTGTGCTTCGCGCCTGCATCCGTGCAGGCGGCGCGCATGGGCGCGGCGCGCGTGCGGGCGGGCGGATAGGGTCGGAGCCATGAGTGCGCTCGACGACACGGGATGGCTGCGCCGCAGGCATCCGGTCGTCGCGGTGACCGCGGGCGACGATGCGCCCGAGCCGAGCGACCGGTGGCCGACGAGCATCCCCGCCGTGGCGCAGCTTCTGCGCGAGGGCATGCGGCTCGCACCCGGCGTGACCTTCCTCGTCGGCGAGAACGGCAGCGGCAAGTCGACCATCGTCGAGGGCGTCGCCTTGGCCTACGGACTCTCACCCGAGGGCGGATCGCGCAACGCCAGGCACAGCACCCGACCGACCGAGTCGCCGCTGTCGGACTGGCTGCGGCTCGAGCGCGGCATCGGCGCGAGCTCGTGGGGATTCTTCCTCCGCGCCGAGACGATGCACTCCTTCTACACGTACCTCGAGCAGAACCCGTCTCCCGGCGACTCGCGATTCCACGAGATGAGCCATGGCGAGTCGTTCCTCGAGATCCTGAGCACCCGCTTCGACTCACCCGGCTTCTACTGCCTCGATGAGCCGGAGGCCGCGCTGTCGTTCGCGTCGACCCTCACCCTCATCTCGGTGCTCCGTCGCATCGCCGACGACGGCGGGCAGGTGCTCTGTGCCACCCACTCGCCGGTGCTGGCCTCGCTGCCCGGCGCGACGATCCTCGAGGTCGGCGAGTGGGGTCTGCGCGAGACGACGTGGGACGACCTGGAGCTGGTGCGCCACTGGCGATCGTTCCTCGGCGAGCCTGATCGCTACCTGCGGCACCTGCTCGATTGAGCCGTCGCCCGCTCAGCCGGGAAAGGCGCGGGTGAGCTTGTGCGGGTTGCAGACCTGGCGGATGCCGCGGATGCGACCGCTCGGATCGAATTCGAGCGTGAGCACGTCGGTGCGCCCGCTGTGACTCAGCGCCAGGGCGATCTCGCCGTTGACCTCGATGGGCGCGACGGAGAACGGATGCGCGGCGTCGAACGCGCGCGCCTTCTCGCGCACGCCGAGGTAGAAGCGATGCACCTTGGCGGCGCCGAAGATCGGGTTGCGGGTCGCCGAGACGACGCCCCCGCCGTCGGTCCACAGGATGCTCTCGTCGGTCAGCAGGGCGAGCAGGGTGTCGAGATCGCCGTCCTGCACGGCCTCGAGCAGGCTGCGCAGGGCCTCGGGGTCGGCCGCGCGCGGCGCGGGGAGTGCTCATCGAGCTGCAGTCGGCGCTCCGCACGCGAGATCAGCTGCCGCACCGCCGCCGGGGACTTCTCGAGGATCCCGCCGATCTCGACCGCTGTCATCGCGTAGGCGCGGTGCAGCACGACGGCGGCGCGGGCCTCGGGCGAGAGCTGCTCGGCGAGGTGAAGCAGCGCCAGCGAGAGCATCTCTCGATCGGCCACCGCGTCTTCGGGCAGCCGATCCGTCGCGACGGGTTCGGGCAGCCAGTGCCCGGTGTACTCCTCCCTGACGGCGACCAGCGCGCGCACGCGGTCGATCGACCGGCGCACGCACGCGGTGGTCAGCCAGGCCGGCCACGAGCGCACTGCCGCGGCATCCGCGCGCTCGGCCTTCAGCGCCTCGATCGCGACCTCCGAGACGACGTCCTCGGCGTGGCCGAAGTCGCCGAGCATCCGGTATGCGATGCCGATCAGCCTGCCGCGCTCGGCCTCCCATGCCAGCGCGGCGGAGGCGGCGGCGATGGTCATGACGCTCACGCTACCGCCCCTCGCCGACGCCGCCGCGGTCACACGATCGGGTGCTTGTCATCGATCGGCGGCTCCATCTGCGTCGAGATCGCGATGCGGTTCCAGACGTTGATCGTGCAGATGGCCATGACGAGCGCGCCGAGCTGCGCGTCGTCGAAGTGCTCGGCCGCCGCATCCCAGATCTCGTCGGTCACGGTGTCGGGTCCGAGCTTGGTGATCGCGTCCGTGAGAGCGAGGGCCGCGAGCTCCTTCGGCTCGAAGAGATTGCGGGCGTGCTGCCAGGCGCCCACCGCGTGCAGGGTGCGCTGCGGGATGCCGTGCTTCGCGCCGTCGGTCGCGTGCATGTCGACGCAGAACCCGCAGCCGTTCAGGATCGACGCGCGCAGCTTGATCAGCTCGTAGAGGCGCTTCTCGACCGCCCTGCTCGCATACGCCTCCATCCCGATCACGGCGGCGTAGCCGAGCTTGTTCGTGCGAGCCATGTCGATCCTGGTCATGGTGGTCCTCTCGTCCTGGCATCCGTCCGATGCCTCTGCACATGTGTCGGAGGCGGGCGCCGGAGTGTGACAGGTGTCATCCGGCCTCTCTGCCGCGACGATCCTGCGAGAATGGAGAACCCGACGACCCGAGGAGCCCTCGTGCTGTACATCTCCACCCGCGGCGGCATGCAGCCGCAGCCGTTCAGCGAGACTCTGCTCGAAGGACTCGCACCCGACGGGGGCTCGCGGTGCCTCAGCAGCTGCCGCAGGTCGACGCCGAGACGCTGGAGCGGTGGCGGGCGCTCACCTATCCGCAGCTCGCCACCGAGGTGCTCTCGCTGTTCGCCACCGACATCCCCCGCGAGGATCTCGCGCGGATGACGGCGGCGGCGTATGCCGACTTCCCGGATGCCGTGGTGCCGCTGCGCTCGATCGGCGGCGGGCTCACCCTGGTCGGTCTGTCGGAGGGCCCGACGCTCGCATTCAAGGACATGGCGATGCAGTTCCTGGGGCAGGTGCTCGAATACGTGCTCGAGAAGAAGGGGCGCGTGCTGAACATCGTCGGTGCGACCTCGGGCGACACCGGATCGGCCGCGGAGCACGCGCTGCGCGGCAAGGAGCGGGTGTCGGTGTTCATGCTCTCGCCGCAGGGCAGGATGAGCCCGTTCCAGCGCGCGCAGATGTACTCGCTGCACGACGCGAATGTGCACAACATCGCCGTGGAGGGCGTCTTCGACGACTGCCAGAACCTCGTTAAGAAGCTCGCCGGCGATCTCGCCTTCAAGCGCGAGCAGAACCTCGGCGCGGTCAACTCGATCAACCTGGGGCGCATCGCCGCGCAGGTCGTCTACTACTTCTGGGCCTGGCTGCGGGTGACCGACGCCGTCGAGCCCGAGTTCCGGTCCGGGTTCGAGGTGTCGTTCACGGTGCCTTCCGGCAACTTC
It encodes:
- a CDS encoding AAA family ATPase — its product is MSALDDTGWLRRRHPVVAVTAGDDAPEPSDRWPTSIPAVAQLLREGMRLAPGVTFLVGENGSGKSTIVEGVALAYGLSPEGGSRNARHSTRPTESPLSDWLRLERGIGASSWGFFLRAETMHSFYTYLEQNPSPGDSRFHEMSHGESFLEILSTRFDSPGFYCLDEPEAALSFASTLTLISVLRRIADDGGQVLCATHSPVLASLPGATILEVGEWGLRETTWDDLELVRHWRSFLGEPDRYLRHLLD
- a CDS encoding sigma-70 family RNA polymerase sigma factor, producing the protein MTIAAASAALAWEAERGRLIGIAYRMLGDFGHAEDVVSEVAIEALKAERADAAAVRSWPAWLTTACVRRSIDRVRALVAVREEYTGHWLPEPVATDRLPEDAVADREMLSLALLHLAEQLSPEARAAVVLHRAYAMTAVEIGGILEKSPAAVRQLISRAERRLQLDEHSPRRARPTPRPCAACSRPCRTAISTPCSPC
- a CDS encoding carboxymuconolactone decarboxylase family protein, with the translated sequence MTRIDMARTNKLGYAAVIGMEAYASRAVEKRLYELIKLRASILNGCGFCVDMHATDGAKHGIPQRTLHAVGAWQHARNLFEPKELAALALTDAITKLGPDTVTDEIWDAAAEHFDDAQLGALVMAICTINVWNRIAISTQMEPPIDDKHPIV